A stretch of the Argentina anserina chromosome 6, drPotAnse1.1, whole genome shotgun sequence genome encodes the following:
- the LOC126799249 gene encoding cytochrome P450 85A-like has protein sequence MAVFVVVLLSVLFVLCFCSALLRWNEVRYRKKGLPPGTMGWPVFGETTEFLKQGPSFMKNQRARYGSFFKSHILGCPTVVSMDPEVNIYILMNEAKGLVPGYPQSMLDILGKSNIAAVHGSTHKYMRGALLGLINPTMIRDQILPKIDVFMRAHLSGWGNQVINIQEKTKEMALLSSLKQIAGIESSSITQSFKSEFFKLVLGTLSLPIDLPGTNYRRGFQARKNIVNMLEQLIEERRASSPGEVHQDMLGGLMRNDDQNRYNLTDEEIIDHIITIMYSGYETVSTTSMMAVKYLHDHPEALEELRKEHLAIRARKLPEDPIDWNDLKSMRFTRAVIFETSRLATIVNGVLRKTTQDMELNGFLIPKGWRIYVYTRETNYDSFTYPDPLTFNPWRWMDKSKESQTFLFGAGTRLCPGKELGIAEISTFLHYFVTSYRWEEVGGDKLMKFPRVEAPNGLHLRVSNLT, from the exons ATGGCTGTGTTTGTGGTGGTACTACTCTCTGTGCTCTTTGTGCTCTGTTTCTGCTCTGCTTTGCTAAGATGGAATGAGGTGAGGTACAGGAAGAAGGGTCTCCCTCCAGGCACAATGGGCTGGCCAGTCTTTGGGGAAACCACAGAGTTCCTCAAGCAAGGCCCGAGCTTCATGAAAAACCAGAGAGCTAG ATATGGTAGTTTTTTCAAATCCCACATACTTGGGTGTCCTACTGTGGTTTCCATGGATCCAGAGGTAAACATATACATCTTAATGAACGAAGCTAAAGGCCTCGTTCCCGGGTACCCACAGTCGATGTTAGATATCTTAGGCAAGAGTAACATTGCAGCTGTTCATGGCTCCACTCACAAGTACATGAGAGGGGCATTGCTTGGCCTCATTAACCCAACCATGATCAGAGACCAGATTTTACCAAAGATTGATGTCTTCATGAGAGCCCACCTCAGTGGTTGGGGCAATCAAGTCATCAACATCCAAGAAAAGACCAAAGAG ATGGCGCTTCTTTCATCGCTTAAACAGATTGCAGGCATTGAATCAAGCTCGATAACTCAGTCATTTAAAAGCGAGTTCTTCAAGCTTGTCTTGGGAACTCTCTCATTGCCTATAGATCTTCCTGGCACAAATTATCGCCGGGGATTTCAG GCGAGGAAGAATATTGTTAACATGTTGGAGCAGCTGATAGAGGAAAGAAGGGCTTCTTCTCCAGGGGAAGTCCACCAAGACATGCTTGGTGGTTTGATGAGAAATGATGATCAGAACAGGTACAATCTCACGGATGAAGAAATAATCGATCATATCATCACGATCATGTATTCGGGCTATGAGACTGTTTCGACAACATCAATGATGGCGGTTAAGTACCTTCATGATCACCCAGAAGCGCTCGAAGAACTCAGA AAAGAACATTTGGCAATCAGAGCCAGAAAATTGCCCGAGGATCCCATCGACTGGAATGACCTAAAATCAATGCGGTTTACTCGTGCG GTGATATTTGAGACCTCAAGATTAGCTACTATTGTAAATGGGGTTCTGAGGAAAACCACTCAAGATATGGAACTAAATG GGTTCTTGATACCAAAAGGATGGAGAATCTATGTTTATACAAGAGAGACTAACTACGATTCGTTTACGTACCCTGATCCATTAACCTTCAATCCATGGAGATGGATG GATAAGAGCAAGGAATCTCAGACGTTTTTATTTGGGGCAGGCACTAGGCTTTGTCCAGGAAAGGAGTTAGGAATAGCAGAAATTTCTACATTCCTACACTACTTTGTAACTAGTTACCG ATGGGAAGAAGTTGGAGGAGATAAACTGATGAAGTTTCCAAGAGTAGAAGCACCAAATGGACTGCACCTTAGGGTTTCTAATCTGACCTGA
- the LOC126799113 gene encoding probable UDP-arabinopyranose mutase 2, translating into MVTPTHLLKDELDIVIPTIRNLDFLEMWRPFLQPYHLIIVQDGDPTKTIKVPEGFDYELYNRNDINRMLGPRSSCISFKDSACRCFGYMVSKKKYIFTIDDDCFVAQDPSGKLVNALEQHIKNLLCPSTPFFFNTLYDPFREGADFVRGYPFSLREGVPTAVSHGLWLNIPDYDAPTQLVKPLERNTRYVDAVLTIPKGTLFPMCGMNLAFDRDLIGPAMYFGLMGDGQPIGRYDDMWAGWCIKVICDHLGLGVKTGLPYIYHSKASNPFVNLRKEYKGIFWQEEIIPFFQAAVLPKDCTTVQACYVELSKQVKDKLGKVDPYFDKLADAMITWIEAWDELNPNGPGAKANGKAK; encoded by the exons ATGGTGACTCCGACCCATTTACTAAAGGATGAGCTCGACATTGTGATCCCGACCATCCGAAACCTCGACTTCCTCGAGATGTGGAGGCCCTTCCTCCAACCCTACCATCTCATCATCGTCCAGGACGGCGATCCGACCAAGACCATCAAGGTCCCAGAGGGCTTTGATTATGAACTCTACAACCGTAACGACATTAACAGAATGCTCGGCCCTCGCTCTAGTTGCATTTCCTTCAAGGACTCCGCTTGCCGTTGCTTCGGTTATATGGTCTCCAAGAAGAAGTACATCTTCACCATTGACGATGACTGCTTT GTTGCACAAGACCCTTCTGGGAAACTAGTAAATGCACTGGAGCAGCACATCAAGAACCTCCTCTGCCCATCCACCCCATTTTTCTTCAACACTCTCTATGACCCTTTCAGGGAGGGTGCGGATTTCGTCCGTGGATACCCTTTCAGTCTCCGCGAGGGTGTCCCAACTGCTGTTTCTCACGGTCTTTGGCTCAACATCCCCGATTATGATGCACCTACTCAGCTTGTGAAGCCTCTTGAGAGGAACACCAG GTATGTGGATGCTGTTCTGACAATTCCAAAGGGCACCCTGTTCCCCATGTGTGGTATGAACTTGGCTTTCGACCGTGATCTCATCGGCCCTGCAATGTACTTCGGACTCATGGGTGATGGCCAGCCAATTGGACGTTACGATGATATGTGGGCTGGCTGGTGTATCAAG GTGATCTGTGATCATTTGGGGCTGGGAGTTAAGACAGGTCTGCCTTACATCTATCACAGCAAAGCCAGTAACCCATTTGTAAACCTGAGGAAGGAATACAAAGGCATATTCTGGCAGGAAGAGATCATCCCTTTCTTCCAGGCCGCTGTTCTCCCCAAGGACTGCACCACTGTGCAAGCTTGCTACGTCGAACTGTCCAAGCAGGTGAAGGACAAGCTCGGTAAGGTTGATCCCTACTTCGACAAACTGGCTGATGCCATGATCACATGGATTGAAGCTTGGGATGAGCTCAACCCAAACGGCCCTGGTGCTAAAGCCAATGGCAAGGCCAAATAA
- the LOC126799033 gene encoding PI-PLC X domain-containing protein At5g67130, whose protein sequence is MKTTRRSFLLVLVLVTALATFSCIVMACSDGQCKLLDQCSVDGDCAAGLYCFGCALEYSGSKCVRSTTTNQFQLLNNSLPFNKYAFLTTHNAFAIDGEPSHTGIPRLTFTNQEDTVTQQLNNGVRALMLDTYDFDDNIWLCHSFKGKCHDYTAFEPALDTLNEIQAFLSANPKEIVTLILEDYVEAPNGLTNVFKAAGLMKYWFPVSKMPKSGQDWPLVSDMVANNQRLLVFTSKQEKEQSEGIAYQWNYMVENQYGNDGMKAGSCSNRAESSPLNDKTKSLVLVNYFGSVPIKQLSCEFNSEDLVSMLNTCYGAAGNRWANFVAVDFYKRSAGGGSFQATDTLNGELICGCSDVHACVTGSITPCKV, encoded by the exons ATGAAGACAACTCGCCGCAGCTTCCTTCTGGTTTTAGTTCTAGTTACGGCACTTGCTACGTTTTCATGTATCGTCATGGCTTGCTCCGATGGACAGTGCAAG CTCTTAGATCAGTGCTCGGTGGACGGAGACTGTGCGGCGGGGCTTTACTGTTTCGGTTGCGCTTTGGAGTATTCAGGCTCCAAATGTGTGAGATCAACCACCACCAACCAATTCCAGCTTTTG AATAATTCTCTACCATTCaacaaatatgcatttttGACAACCCACAATGCTTTTGCTATCGACGGAGAACCATCTCATACTGGAATCCCTCGCCTTACCTTCACAAATCAAGAAGACACTGTCACTCAACAACTGAATAATGGAGTTAGAGCCCTAATGCTTGATACCTATGATTTTGATGATAATATCTGGTTGTGTCATTCCTTCAAAGGAAAATGCCATGACTACACTGCATTT GAGCCAGCTCTAGATACACTGAACGAAATCCAAGCATTTTTATCAGCAAACCCAAAAGAAATCGTGACATTGATATTAGAGGACTATGTTGAAGCTCCAAACGGATTGACAAATGTTTTCAAAGCTGCTGGATTGATGAAATACTGGTTTCCGGTTTCAAAAATGCCCAAAAGTGGCCAGGATTGGCCGCTGGTTAGCGATATGGTTGCCAATAACCAAAGGCTACTCGTATTCACTTCAAAACAAGAGAAGGAACAATCTGAAGGGATTGCATACCAGTGGAACTACATGGTTGAAAACCAGT ATGGAAATGATGGAATGAAAGCGGGAAGCTGTTCAAACAGAGCTGAATCGTCGCCTCTAAATGACAAGACTAAATCATTGGTGTTGGTTAACTATTTTGGATCGGTTCCTATTAAGCAGCTCTCATGTGAATTCAATTCTGAGGATTTGGTTAGCATGCTTAACACTTGTTATGGTGCTGCTGGAAACCGATGGGCGAATTTTGTCGCGGTTGATTTTTACAAA AGGAGTGCAGGCGGAGGATCGTTTCAAGCTACAGACACACTCAATGGAGAACTAATATGCGGATGTAGTGATGTCCATGCATGTGTG ACTGGGTCAATTACACCCTGCAAGGTATAG